The stretch of DNA CGATTGCTTCCCTGCAAGCGGCGGGTGTCAGCACATTCCGGATTGCTCTAGGGCATGTGGGCTTCTTAACAGGATTGCTGGAGGAGTCCATATCAGCAGAGCAGACGGACGTCCGCGAGACATTAAGAGCAGGGCTGCTCCAGCGCGATTATGTCGGTTACCGGGAAACGCTGGCCAAGCTTGAGCTTAGCCCGTCCCAGCGGCTAGAGCTGGAAGGAATTCTTCGCTTGCGGGGCGGCCGTGAGATTTGCGGACAGGCGCTGGAATTAAGCGCAAGTCCGCTTGCCCAGGCCTCCATTATGCATCTGTGCAAGGTATATGATGTGCTGGAGGATTACGGGGTAGCCGAGCATGTGGTGATCGATTTAACGATGATTGGGGATTTCTCCTATTATACAGGCCTTATTTTTGAAGGATATGCTGCGGATGTCGGATTCCCGGTGTGCAGCGGAGGCAGATACGATAATCTGCTCCAGCAGTTTGGCCGTCCGGCACCGGCCACAGGGTTTGCTCTGAAGACGAACCGGATTCTGGATGGAGCCGGGGGATTAAAGCCGGAGGAACAGAAGACAGTGCTGTTGGTATATACCGCTGATCATAGACAGGGGGCGCTGCGTGAGGCTGAACGTTTGCGGGCCGCAGGGCAGGTGGTAGTAACGATGCTGCAAGGCTCCGAGGAGGCAAGCCAGCTGACGGCAAGTCATGCTTACGGCGAGATCAGAAGCTTCGGCGCGGAAGAATAGACAGGGAGGAGCGAAGTGGCTAGGGATGCAGACGATAAAGGTTGCGATGCCCAAAGGGCGCATTTATAAAAAAGCTTCGGCGCTGTTCCGGGAAGCGGGATTGCCAATTCCTCTAGATGTCGACGAATCACGCAAATTGGTTATTCCGTTGCCGGGGGCTGGAATGGAGTTTATTCTCGCTAAGCCGGTCGATGTCCCGACTTATGTAGAATACGGAGTCGCTGACATTGGCATTGTAGGCAAGGATGTACTTATGGAAGAGAATAGGGACGTATATGAGCTGCTTGATCTAGGCATTGCGCGATGCCGGATGTCGGTGATCGGCCTGCCAGATTGGCAGCCGGGGATTCAGCAGCGGGTAGCTACGAAGTATCCCAATGTAGCCTCCCAGTATTTCCGTGAACAGGGCCAGCAGGTTGAGGTGATCAAGCTGAATGGATCGATTGAGCTGGCTCCTCTAATCGGACTGGCAGATCGGATTGTGGATATGGTGGAGACAGGTCAGACGCTGCGGGAGAATGGCCTGGTAGAGATGGAGCGGATTTTTGATATTACAAGCCGCCTGGTGGCGAACCGGGTTAGCTATCGAATGAAGAATGCGGAGATTCAGGGCGTCTGCGATGTTTTGGAGCGTGTCGTTCGTTCATCTATCAAGGATTGAGGAGCTGGAAGGACCAATCAGTTAGGGGGTTTACAGGATGAGGATCTTATCCGCAACAGATTTTGATCTTCGGCGCGAGGTCGAGTATGGTTCGCCCGAGCAGAATGCAGCAGTGAAAAGTATCGTTGCAGAGGTTAAGAAGGAAGGAGATGCGGCGCTTCTGCGCTATACTGAGCGCTTTGACGGCGTCAAGCTCGCGCCAGAGCAGCTGCGGGTGTCGGACGAGGAGCTTCAAGCGGCCTATAGCCTGGTTGAAGACACCTTTGTCAAGGCCATTCGTGCAGCTGCAGCCAACATACGGGCATTTCATCAGCGGGAAAAAAGAAATTCGTGGATGGATCTTCAGCCGGACGGTACGCTGCTGGGCCAAATTATCCGCCCGCTGCGGCGGGTCGGTGTCTATGTCCCGGGCGGCAAAGCTGCTTACCCATCCTCCGTGCTGATGAATGTCATTCCCGCCCAGGTTGCCAGAGTACCCGAGATCGTGATGGTCACGCCTCCGGCTACCGGCGGACAAGAGGGGATCGATCCTTACATTCTGGTAGCGGCCGCAGAGGCCGGAGTCCGCGAGATTTACCGGGTTGGCGGGGCGCAGGCTATCGCCGCCCTGGCTTATGGCACGGACAGCATCGCGCCCGTGGACAAAATCTGCGGGCCCGGCAATATCTATGTAGCCCTCGCCAAGCGTGAGGTTTACGGTGTCGTGGACATCGACAGCATTGCGGGCCCGAGTGAGATCGCCGTGCTCGCCGATGACCAGGCGAACCCGGCGTATGTCGCGGCCGATCTGCTCTCGCAGGCCGAGCATGATGAGATGGCTTCGGCGATTCTTGTGACGACATCCAGCGAATTTGCGGAGCGCTGCAGGTCGGAAGTTGAACGCCAGCTCTCAGAGCTGCCGCGGCGGGAGATTGCCGCCGCATCCATTCGCGACTACGGCGCCATTCTGCTAGTCGATTCCATCGAGGAGGGCATCCGCACGATCAATCGTCTGGCGCCGGAGCACTTCGAGCTGCTTGTGGAAGAGCCAATGCGCTACCTGGGACTGGTAGAGAACGCAGGGGCGATCTTCCTGGGACCTTACAGCTCAGAGCCGGTAGGCGACTATTTTGCGGGACCGAATCATATTATCCCGACCAACGGTACCGCGAGGTTCTCTTCTCCGGTCGATGTGGATGATTTTATTAAGAAATCAAGTCTAATCTATTACAGCAAGCAAGCCTTGCTTGAGAATGCAGATAATATTATGGAACTGGCGCGCCGGGAAGGTCTCGAAGGCCATGCAAGAGCGATTGAAATCCGGCTCCAGCAGCTCCAGCAAGAAGGAAGGCAGGAGGGGTATAGATGACAACAGATGCAACAGAAGCAACGGAAGCAAATGCACCACGCCGTGAGGGTCAAATCACCCGAAAAACCAATGAGACGGATATTCAGCTTGCTTTTAATATAGACGGCACCGGTCAGTCCAAGCTGGAGACGGACGTTCCGTTCCTGAATCATATGCTCGATTTATTCACGAAGCACGGCCAGTTCGACCTTACTGTTAAAGCCAAGGGTGATATAGAAATTGATGACCATCATACCGTAGAGGATATCGGCATCTGCCTAGGGGCAGTCATTCAGGAGGCTCTGGGCGACAAGAAGGGGATTAAGCGCTATGCCAGCGTCTTCGTCCCGATGGATGAGGCTCTGGCCCAGGTGGTGATCGACCTCAGCAATCGCCCGCACTTCGAATATCGGGCCGAGTATCCTTCTTCCCAGGTAGGCAGTTTCAGCACCGAGCTTGTACATGAGTTCTTGTGGAAGCTGGCGCTGGAAGCGCGGATGACGCTGCATGTCATCGTTCACTATGGACAGAATACGCACCACATGATCGAGGCGGTATTCAAGGCGCTGGGACGGGCCTTGGACGAGGCTACCCGGATTGACCCCCGCGTAAGCGGTGTGCCTTCGACGAAGGGAGTGCTCTAAAGCTATGGCTATCGCAATCGTCGATTACGGCATGGGCAACCTGCACAGCGTGAGCAAGGCGATCGAGCGTCTGGGCTATGACGCTGTGATCACCGGCGATCCGGCTCAGATCCTGGCCGCGGATGGCGTGCTGCTGCCAGGCGTGGGCGCCTTCGGCGACGCGATGGAGCAGCTGCGTTCAAGCGGGCTTGCCGAGACCGTCCGCGCTGCGGCCTCGGCCGGGCAACCGCTGCTGGGCATCTGCCTCGGGATGCAGCTGCTCTTCGATGAGAGCGAAGAGCACGGGCACCACCAAGGCCTCGGGCTGCTGCCCGGCAAGGTGGTGCGGTTCGCAGGCGGCAGCTATAAAGTGCCGCATATGGGCTGGAACCGGCTGGAATATGTGCAGCCGGAGCACCCGCTGCTGCAGGGCGTTCAGGAAGGGCACGTCTATTTCGTGCACTCCTACCATGCCCTGCCAGAGCTTGCGTCCGACCTTGTAGCCGTCACCGATTATGAGCAGAAGGTGACAGCGATTGTGGGACGCGGCAATGTGTACGGGATGCAGTTCCATCCCGAGAAGAGCGGGGAGCTCGGCATGACATTGCTCCGCAATTTTCTGGAGCTGGCAGCAGGCCCGCGGCAAGCGGGAGAGCGCCTGGCGTAAAGTCTACAGAAGCGGCTACCCGATGGGGGCGGGCCACTTCTTTTTTTATAGCGGCCCTAGCGGGACCTGCATATGTCTCATAATTAGCGGAAGTTGGGAGTTCAACACTGGAGAATGGAAGGGGCAATAGAAGGATGTCATCATTTACAATTTATCCTGCGATTGATATTCGGGGAGGCAAATGCGTCCGTCTCGTCCAAGGGGACTATGCCCGTGAGACGGTATATAACGAGAATCCGATAGAAGTGGCAAAATCCTGGGAGACCGAGGGCGGTTCTTATATCCATCTGGTTGATCTGGATGGAGCCAAGGCCGGCCAACCGGTGAACGCTGAGCTGATCGGGCAAATTGCCAAAGCCGTGCAGGTCCCGGTCCAGGTGGGCGGCGGGCTTCGTTCTCTTGCTGATGTTGAACGGCTGCTTGGGCTGGGTGTTCAGCGTGTCATTATCGGTACCGCAGCCATCGAGGATCGTGAGTTCACCGAGGCGGTCCTTGGCCGCTACGGCGACCGGGTGGCGATCGGCATTGATGCTCGCAATGGACTTGTGGCGACAAGGGGCTGGCTGGAGACCTCGGAGGTGGAGGCCGAGGCGCTGGCGAAGGAGCTTGCGTCTAAGGGAGCTGAGACGTTTATCTTTACGGATATATCCCGCGATGGCATGATGCAGGGGCCGAATGTGGATGCGATCGTATCGCTGGCGCAAGCCTCCGGCCGTACGGTTATTGCCTCGGGCGGGGTGACCGTCCAGGATGATCTGCTGCGGCTGGCTGAGCATGCGGCTGAGGGCGTCGGCGGAGCCATCGTCGGCAAGG from Paenibacillus sp. CAA11 encodes:
- a CDS encoding ATP phosphoribosyltransferase regulatory subunit, with translation MSKPKGFEKPAGVRDYLPYATQKLRAIEHQVLACMSRWGYRQIMTPSMEYYDTVGVASSTSDQKLFKLLNNRGTTMVLRSDMTSPIARLASSLLKEEPLPLRLSYHANVFRAIEEEAGREAEFFQTGVELIGDASPEADAEVVALAIASLQAAGVSTFRIALGHVGFLTGLLEESISAEQTDVRETLRAGLLQRDYVGYRETLAKLELSPSQRLELEGILRLRGGREICGQALELSASPLAQASIMHLCKVYDVLEDYGVAEHVVIDLTMIGDFSYYTGLIFEGYAADVGFPVCSGGRYDNLLQQFGRPAPATGFALKTNRILDGAGGLKPEEQKTVLLVYTADHRQGALREAERLRAAGQVVVTMLQGSEEASQLTASHAYGEIRSFGAEE
- the hisG gene encoding ATP phosphoribosyltransferase produces the protein MQTIKVAMPKGRIYKKASALFREAGLPIPLDVDESRKLVIPLPGAGMEFILAKPVDVPTYVEYGVADIGIVGKDVLMEENRDVYELLDLGIARCRMSVIGLPDWQPGIQQRVATKYPNVASQYFREQGQQVEVIKLNGSIELAPLIGLADRIVDMVETGQTLRENGLVEMERIFDITSRLVANRVSYRMKNAEIQGVCDVLERVVRSSIKD
- the hisD gene encoding histidinol dehydrogenase, which encodes MRILSATDFDLRREVEYGSPEQNAAVKSIVAEVKKEGDAALLRYTERFDGVKLAPEQLRVSDEELQAAYSLVEDTFVKAIRAAAANIRAFHQREKRNSWMDLQPDGTLLGQIIRPLRRVGVYVPGGKAAYPSSVLMNVIPAQVARVPEIVMVTPPATGGQEGIDPYILVAAAEAGVREIYRVGGAQAIAALAYGTDSIAPVDKICGPGNIYVALAKREVYGVVDIDSIAGPSEIAVLADDQANPAYVAADLLSQAEHDEMASAILVTTSSEFAERCRSEVERQLSELPRREIAAASIRDYGAILLVDSIEEGIRTINRLAPEHFELLVEEPMRYLGLVENAGAIFLGPYSSEPVGDYFAGPNHIIPTNGTARFSSPVDVDDFIKKSSLIYYSKQALLENADNIMELARREGLEGHARAIEIRLQQLQQEGRQEGYR
- the hisB gene encoding imidazoleglycerol-phosphate dehydratase HisB; translation: MTTDATEATEANAPRREGQITRKTNETDIQLAFNIDGTGQSKLETDVPFLNHMLDLFTKHGQFDLTVKAKGDIEIDDHHTVEDIGICLGAVIQEALGDKKGIKRYASVFVPMDEALAQVVIDLSNRPHFEYRAEYPSSQVGSFSTELVHEFLWKLALEARMTLHVIVHYGQNTHHMIEAVFKALGRALDEATRIDPRVSGVPSTKGVL
- the hisH gene encoding imidazole glycerol phosphate synthase subunit HisH, translating into MAIAIVDYGMGNLHSVSKAIERLGYDAVITGDPAQILAADGVLLPGVGAFGDAMEQLRSSGLAETVRAAASAGQPLLGICLGMQLLFDESEEHGHHQGLGLLPGKVVRFAGGSYKVPHMGWNRLEYVQPEHPLLQGVQEGHVYFVHSYHALPELASDLVAVTDYEQKVTAIVGRGNVYGMQFHPEKSGELGMTLLRNFLELAAGPRQAGERLA
- the hisA gene encoding 1-(5-phosphoribosyl)-5-[(5-phosphoribosylamino)methylideneamino]imidazole-4-carboxamide isomerase, which codes for MSSFTIYPAIDIRGGKCVRLVQGDYARETVYNENPIEVAKSWETEGGSYIHLVDLDGAKAGQPVNAELIGQIAKAVQVPVQVGGGLRSLADVERLLGLGVQRVIIGTAAIEDREFTEAVLGRYGDRVAIGIDARNGLVATRGWLETSEVEAEALAKELASKGAETFIFTDISRDGMMQGPNVDAIVSLAQASGRTVIASGGVTVQDDLLRLAEHAAEGVGGAIVGKALYTGNIRLSEAVAAVQAGKR